In Methanosphaera sp. ISO3-F5, a genomic segment contains:
- the cfbE gene encoding coenzyme F430 synthase, giving the protein MPEKNVLISDANHGGLILLEEYCKFTSNNLFFYDVYDKLSLSEKRRYSERFNVTFLSLEEIKAEEDSFVKINPVHMPPVIGTDYTHHEFVGYLLKKKGCCDFRIIQVTGVKGKTSVTSLLENVLDDYNLLVLTSNSLTYNGKVLVEHLSITPASIISAINRAEAEGVLGGIDFCIFEVSLGVVPGQFLSVLTNIVEDYPIAGNSCSASVAKRSVFSSEFTLCDLDCYRMYYDDLDAVTVGYEDTCADIYASDIEYDIDETRFVINYFDKRYTVCHFALSDFYINNLLFAVSAGLIVGIDIEIIISKLEKDDEIRGRNSYRKIDDKIIIEDINPGLNTTSIKKCIDNLEKFNKEYLLIIGGDYGITCEEINEEKLAQYLQSITDKNIIFTGELGEQLKKQLKQEFNHYTHLDDAVKKGLKDYDVNLIQIIYRSEYKKYDKELSYLNNIP; this is encoded by the coding sequence ATGCCTGAAAAGAATGTTTTGATTAGTGATGCTAATCATGGGGGACTTATATTATTGGAGGAGTATTGTAAGTTCACCAGTAATAATTTATTTTTTTATGATGTTTATGATAAGCTTAGTCTGTCTGAGAAAAGACGTTATAGTGAACGTTTTAATGTTACGTTTCTTTCTCTTGAGGAGATTAAGGCTGAGGAGGATAGTTTTGTTAAGATTAATCCTGTTCATATGCCCCCTGTTATAGGGACTGATTATACTCATCATGAGTTTGTTGGTTATTTATTGAAGAAGAAGGGTTGTTGTGATTTTAGGATTATTCAGGTTACTGGTGTTAAGGGAAAGACTAGTGTTACCAGTCTCTTGGAGAATGTTTTGGATGATTATAATCTTCTTGTTTTAACCAGTAATTCTTTAACTTATAATGGTAAGGTTTTGGTTGAGCATTTGAGTATTACTCCTGCTAGTATAATTTCTGCTATTAATAGGGCAGAGGCTGAGGGTGTTCTTGGTGGGATTGATTTTTGTATTTTTGAAGTGTCTTTGGGTGTTGTTCCTGGACAGTTTTTGAGTGTGTTAACTAATATTGTTGAGGATTATCCTATTGCTGGGAATTCCTGTAGTGCTTCTGTTGCTAAAAGGAGTGTTTTTAGTTCAGAGTTTACTTTGTGTGATCTTGATTGTTATAGGATGTATTATGATGATTTGGATGCTGTTACTGTAGGTTATGAGGATACCTGTGCAGACATATATGCCAGTGACATTGAGTATGATATTGATGAAACACGTTTTGTCATTAATTATTTTGATAAAAGGTATACTGTTTGTCATTTTGCTTTAAGCGATTTTTATATTAACAACTTGTTATTTGCAGTTAGTGCTGGATTAATAGTTGGTATAGATATAGAGATCATTATTTCAAAACTGGAAAAGGATGATGAAATACGAGGAAGAAATTCATACAGAAAAATAGATGATAAAATAATCATAGAAGACATAAACCCCGGACTCAACACAACATCCATAAAAAAATGCATAGACAATCTAGAAAAATTTAACAAGGAATACCTGTTAATCATTGGTGGAGACTATGGAATAACCTGTGAAGAGATAAATGAAGAAAAACTGGCACAATACCTTCAAAGCATAACAGACAAAAATATAATTTTCACAGGAGAACTAGGAGAACAGTTAAAAAAACAGTTAAAACAGGAATTTAATCATTACACCCACTTAGATGATGCAGTAAAAAAAGGATTAAAAGACTATGATGTGAACCTAATCCAAATAATATACAGAAGCGAATATAAAAAATATGACAAGGAACTATCCTATTTAAACAACATCCCATAA
- a CDS encoding bifunctional fructose-bisphosphatase/inositol-phosphate phosphatase, which translates to MNDDEITYWLELCNNISENVEEAIAIAREDPSLTSITKIGADGTPTHKIDEYAENAAIQVLEDTGYSLILISEEIGTIKIGDDSAQAVIIMDPLDGTTNALKNLPCYGISIAVGKLEGDDDLENVTLDDIEVAYVKNFPTNDVYTAVKNRYATKNNKLISVSSVTEAKHATVSTYIYRTKRDLNKIFPNVRRMRIMGAIAVEMCYLAEGVYDVFLDTQAVRVLDIAASQLIIREAGGYITDIDSNELSSQIDLLAKTTIVATPNKSLQEDIVRLL; encoded by the coding sequence ATGAATGATGACGAAATTACGTATTGGTTAGAATTATGTAATAATATCTCAGAAAATGTTGAAGAGGCTATAGCTATTGCTAGAGAAGACCCTTCACTGACTAGTATTACTAAGATTGGTGCTGATGGAACTCCTACCCATAAGATTGATGAGTATGCTGAGAATGCTGCTATTCAGGTGTTGGAAGATACTGGTTATTCACTGATTTTGATTAGTGAAGAGATTGGTACTATTAAGATTGGTGATGATTCAGCACAGGCTGTTATTATCATGGATCCTCTTGATGGTACTACTAATGCTCTTAAGAATCTTCCATGTTATGGTATTTCCATTGCGGTTGGGAAGTTAGAGGGTGATGATGATCTTGAAAATGTAACACTTGATGATATTGAAGTGGCATATGTTAAAAATTTCCCTACTAATGATGTTTACACAGCTGTTAAGAACAGGTATGCTACTAAAAACAATAAGCTTATAAGTGTTTCTAGTGTTACTGAGGCTAAGCATGCTACTGTAAGTACTTATATTTACAGGACTAAACGTGATTTGAATAAGATTTTCCCTAATGTTCGTAGGATGAGGATTATGGGTGCTATTGCTGTTGAAATGTGTTATCTTGCTGAGGGTGTTTATGATGTTTTCCTGGATACACAGGCAGTGCGTGTGCTTGACATTGCTGCTTCACAGCTTATTATAAGAGAAGCTGGTGGTTATATTACTGATATTGATTCTAATGAGTTGTCCAGTCAGATTGATTTGCTTGCAAAGACCACTATTGTTGCTACTCCTAATAAAAGTTTACAGGAAGATATTGTAAGATTATTATAG
- the hemC gene encoding hydroxymethylbilane synthase, giving the protein MIVGTRGSKLATTQTQTVVDSLEKITGEHIDTKIIKTTGDKIKDSQLYNIDAKGIFTKELDTALIDGDIDFAVHSFKDLPSQLNDQLTITAIPKREAVNEVLISNYTWDELPDGATLGTSSVRREAFCKLHEKNIVTKPIRGNIDTRIRKVEEGEYDATIMAIAGINRLGLQEHIKEIFDETYIVPPAGQGALAVMTHKDSEYNDVISKLNHEDTRIEALCEKAILETIEVGCQWPVGIVSKVKGNDIKIHCKLLSPEGQILADINETAKKDDAINTAISIGNRLKEDAL; this is encoded by the coding sequence TTGATAGTTGGTACAAGAGGTAGTAAATTAGCTACAACCCAAACACAAACTGTTGTTGACTCATTGGAAAAAATAACCGGTGAACATATCGACACCAAAATAATAAAAACAACAGGAGATAAAATAAAAGATTCACAATTATATAATATTGATGCAAAAGGAATATTTACAAAAGAACTAGACACTGCATTAATAGACGGAGACATAGATTTTGCAGTACATAGCTTTAAGGACCTTCCAAGCCAATTAAACGATCAACTAACAATAACCGCAATCCCAAAAAGAGAAGCCGTAAACGAAGTACTAATCTCCAACTACACATGGGACGAACTACCAGATGGTGCAACACTAGGAACAAGCAGCGTCAGAAGAGAAGCATTCTGCAAACTACACGAAAAAAACATAGTGACAAAACCAATCAGAGGAAACATTGACACCAGAATAAGAAAAGTAGAAGAAGGAGAATATGATGCAACAATAATGGCTATCGCAGGAATAAACCGTCTCGGATTACAAGAACATATAAAAGAAATATTTGATGAAACATACATCGTACCTCCTGCAGGACAGGGAGCATTAGCAGTAATGACCCATAAAGATTCTGAATACAACGATGTAATCAGCAAACTCAACCACGAAGACACAAGAATCGAAGCATTATGTGAAAAAGCAATACTAGAAACAATAGAAGTAGGATGTCAATGGCCAGTCGGAATTGTTTCAAAAGTAAAAGGAAATGATATTAAAATACATTGCAAACTCTTAAGTCCTGAAGGACAAATACTAGCAGACATTAATGAAACTGCAAAGAAAGATGATGCAATCAACACAGCAATATCTATCGGAAACAGATTAAAAGAGGATGCATTATGA
- a CDS encoding NAD(+) kinase: MKIGIVSRTDKIEALELNKSIINYLLENKVNVEVDSNIADKLPDYEEYRTSINDMTSDFVLCIGGDGTVLNAQHVLSPKKIPILSINMGTVGFLTEVEPEDVFECLDALLSYNFFIEERVQLDVYCSEQWITVLNELLIMTSQPGKMLDLEITVDEEIVDNVRADGLIISTPSGSTAYAMSAGGPIVDPRVDAAVIIPICPFKLNTRPKIVPADSNITVKFNDTDKKGLAVLDGINDKEYGYLEEIRLRKSDNFAYFVRFRKNFYESVNKKLTVG, encoded by the coding sequence TTGAAGATTGGAATTGTTTCACGTACTGATAAGATAGAAGCATTGGAATTGAATAAGAGCATTATTAATTATTTGTTGGAGAATAAGGTGAATGTTGAGGTTGATTCTAATATTGCTGATAAGTTGCCGGATTATGAAGAGTATAGAACTTCCATTAATGATATGACTTCTGATTTTGTTTTATGTATTGGTGGTGATGGTACTGTTCTTAATGCTCAGCATGTTTTGTCTCCTAAGAAGATTCCTATTCTGAGTATTAATATGGGTACTGTTGGTTTCTTGACTGAAGTTGAACCGGAGGATGTTTTTGAGTGTTTGGATGCTTTGCTTAGTTATAATTTCTTTATTGAGGAACGTGTCCAGTTGGATGTTTATTGTAGTGAGCAGTGGATTACTGTTCTTAATGAGTTGCTTATTATGACTAGTCAGCCGGGTAAGATGTTGGATCTTGAGATTACTGTTGATGAGGAGATTGTGGATAATGTTCGTGCTGATGGGCTTATAATTTCAACTCCTAGTGGTTCTACTGCTTATGCCATGAGTGCTGGTGGACCTATTGTTGATCCTCGTGTTGATGCTGCTGTGATTATTCCTATTTGTCCGTTTAAATTAAATACTAGGCCTAAGATTGTGCCTGCTGATAGTAATATTACTGTTAAGTTTAATGATACTGATAAGAAGGGTCTTGCAGTGCTTGATGGGATTAATGATAAGGAGTATGGTTATTTGGAAGAGATTCGTCTTAGAAAGTCTGATAATTTCGCATATTTTGTTCGTTTTAGAAAGAATTTCTATGAGAGTGTTAATAAGAAGTTAACTGTAGGATAA